The genome window CGAACCTTTCCTGGACATCCTGCACTAGATGAGAATGGTCGAAATTCCTTAAGGCGTCTACTTATAGCATATGCTCGACACAATCCAGATGTAGGGTATTGCCAGGTGTGACATTTTTGCAGAAGTGTTCCTTTACCATTTCTTTCGTTTCCTCAATGTTGGTTTCAAAAATCCTGCTTTTAGTTATGAGGAAGGAGACTATAAGTTGTGTCGAGTTGACATGCTAGATGAGGATATCTTCCAAGAGTATAAATGCTAATGTAGCACCTTGAAAATTCGTACAGAAATGGAGAGAACCGACAAATGTGGAAACAATGAGTTGTGGAAATAAAACTGTTGATTGAATATAGTACTAAGTACTAACTATATGGGTATTAATATATGAATACCGTCCCACTatgtgtttcaatttatgtggccCATTTTCGTTAATAGCAATTAATTTACCTGGCTCTTTTTCTTTACTAGCGTAAGTGTTCTACATTAAAAGATTCCAACTATAACAATCTAATCTTAATATGGTCTTAATATGGGATCTCCTTTCTGTTTTTTACCCTCTATGATATGTGGTCTTGATTTGACCTCTTTTCTAGAAGCAATCTAATTTTGTATGTACTTTAATTTGTTTTGAACACATCTATGACTTGTTTGGTAACAGCCTAGGACTCAATTCTCATCTTATTCAATTCGTTCTGTTCTAATCTTTCTGCCGATGTGTTCGTTTGACATGGAGGGAGTACTTGTTAGCTAAGTAAACAAACTATTACACATTCCATATTATGGTTGAAGGTTGTGTTCCTGATAAAAAAAGGTCTAAGATTGTGCATTGTGGGACTTGTTTGAGATCGAGGCAGAAGAGAAACGTTTGGCAATGTTTTACAACCCCATCACATGGGGGTGGGATGAATAAATAGAGAATTTTGAGTCTGATATAGGCTCATTTGCGTATGGCAGGGGGTAATTTTAAGCTAGATGAGAGGTGCTTACTCGAAAAGGATCTGTAGTCTTATGAAAACTACACGTGTGCCTTcaatttttcataaaataatgAATGGAAGAGAAATCCATGAAATTCCAAAATAAAAAAGGGAAATAAAATGAGAGGAATTGTTGCAatgatttttaaaaattcaaGGTTGCCTTGTCTAAGCATGATGTATTTTCCTTAACAGCTACAAGATTAGATGGAAGCAATTACCATTTGGGGTGGTACTTATTCTTTTCATTTTTCCATTGACGTGCATGGAGTTTTATTTTCTGATTGTTCCTCCTGCATTCTAAGCCATATGTCCTTATTTTCTGTTATCTTCTTGCAGGCAATGAATTTTTTTGCTGGTATCTTACTTCTAATGATGCCAGAAGAAAATGCATTTTGGTAAGTTCTCAGTGAAACTTCTTATATCTTCTTTTCACATGGAATGCTCGTTTTATACCCCGGGAGAGAATGTTACTCGAATGCAATTGGAGCTTATATTTTTctctttaattatttaattccgtagtaattttttttttatgtaagTCCAAAGTTTGTAACAATTACAGTCTTTTGGAAAAGTATTCTATCAAACATTTGTTTAATTATATTCACTAGGAATGGTTCATCTATTATGTGAGTTGGAGAGTAGGGTGAATAACTCCACCAACAAGTTTAGGGAAGTTCAGTTGCTCATTAGTTCTTGAGTATTGTGTTGGTTTTCAACAGATGAATGATCAAGAGCTAGTCAACAATAAGTGTGGTGCAAGCTCACAGATTCATAGCACTAAGGAGAACAATTGTTAGCATATACCTATCAAAAAGCAATTGTTAGAATATCAAGTAAATAGATGTCTAGGTTTATACACGTCTAGATTCATCGTATTTTAGTTAGGAAAATCTTACAAGATATTCTATAGGATACCTTagtatattctattttatttaaaGAATATTTGGTTATTATGGATTAATTatctattaaatatatataaccTAAGGCTCTTATATAAGGAGCATCTTTTGTACATTGTTCAACAAGTCAATGAGAAGCTTTTCTAGTTTGAGATGACCATCTCATCTAAAGATTATACTTtttcaacatggtatcagagcatctATGTTCTTGTTAAGACTCAAATTACTTTCATTACTGGCTAGATGTCCTGCCGTTTGTCTGATCAGTGTTTTGTGAAGGACTACTAAAATTAATTATGTGAAAATAGAGTAGCTTCTTATTGACTTGATTAATAATGTAAAAGAGGTGCTCCTTATTTGTCTTAAGTTACCTATAATATGATAGGTAATGAATCCCTATGCTAATAAGGTAGGTGAATATTCTAAATTAAATACAGGATATTCTGTCCGATATAATATTCAATAAGATTTTTCTTATTCAAGTACAATGAATCTAGACGTGCATGAATCTAGATACATTTACTTGATATTCTGACATGCTCCCTCAAACTCTAAGTGGGGAATCCAACTTGAGTTTGCTTATTTTGAAAACATAGAAAATTATTGCCAAAATCTCGTCAGGAATAGTGTACAGTcaccaaaaagaaaagaaaagtggtGTTGGAATTCTCTCATGTAGGAAGTCGTTAGTAATTGCACACCATAAGAAAATGTGTCACACACTTCACATGGAAAGGAGTTTATTCTCAATTAACAAAAAGAGATATGGtgttgaaaatctcccaaatagtATCAACATGATTTGAATTGGCAGAATAATGGGGAGCCATAGAGATGAACGGTGCTTGACCGATCCTAGAGAGACAGAATGACACCTGAATAGTCTTATGAAGAGTAGCACATGTTGAAGTGTGcaaccatctcatctaaaagtttaagCTGTTAAAGTGAACACACCTTTATATACTTATATCTTTAACGTACCCCCCACGTGCGAACCTGATTCCTTTTTTCATGGACCAAGAACGTGGAAATTCTTTTCGAAAATGGGTGGCGGTGATATTCGAACCTTGAACATGATACCATGTTAAAGTGTATGACCATCTCAACAAAGTTTAAGCTGTCAGAGAGAGCATACTTTTATTTATCCAATTATGTCTTCAACAACACTATCGATTGTTGGAGAGAGGAGCAACATTGAACATAGGAAGGAAgacgaaaaagaaaaaagaaaacattGGTACCCAAGGGTAtagcctagtggtcaatgaagtgattgtgaaccatgaggtctcaggttcaaatcccagcaGAGTCAAAAACACTAGGTTATTTCTTCCCATCTGTCCAAGGctccaagccttggtggatagagttacgtGATACTTGTTGCtagtgggaggtagcaggtatccCGTGGATTAGTCGAGATACGAGCAAGTTGGCCCGGACACCATGGTTATAAACAAAAACATTAGTTAGACGGGCAACACACATTTGCCTGCACCACCTAGTGGTAGTGAGACTATTTGAGTCTCTACCAAGATTATAGAGGCCCTGATACCATATTAAATTAGCTTAAGTTGTTAGATGATTTGATGGTGGAGGATGTGATTACAACAATAGTATGAGCTGCGACACCTCGAATGTAAAGTGAACTATGATACTAGGAATATAGGTGGAATAGCAAGGATGATAAACAACAAAAGATGATAGCATTCTGAAGCTTTCATCTTCATTTTGATATCGATAGGACTAAATTTTCAGACCAAAACTAGATATGTTTTGACTAAGACAAGTGTGACTTCATGTTACACATCGATTTAAACATCTGAATTAGATTGCTCATGTGTCAATTTTGTATTCCGTTTCGGTGTCATGAGAAGTTAAACCTAGTTGCCTTTGGCTCAAGACCGTTTCAATTCCAATGATTGCAGTAGTGTTAATTCCTATATCAGCAATGGAGCagttacttttttttttcaacaATTATTTATTTCACTTTGTTGACAATGGCTAAATTCATTGTTCATCTTGCCATGATTTTGGCATTTTAAAACTATTCTCTCACAGACTTCAAAACAACCCCATTATTTGTCTCAATTTATTGCTAAAAGTTTTTAACCCCATTATTTGTCTCAATTTATTGCTAGAAGTTTTCCACCCTACTTTGGCATTTCTTCAGAAAGTGAGAAAGTGATTTTATGTGTTGTgaatttcataaaaatatttGCATCCTGAATGAAGTACATGATTAAAAAATCAGATCATTTTAAGGTTGTGCAAGTCAAGCATGACCATTAATAgtcaatttaattttttttggggGAGGGGGGTGAGGAAGATAGGGATACATGTACCTGGGCTTAACTTAGAAAGATCTTTTTCTTGGTGACAACTAGCTTTAGTGTAGAGCAAATGCCAGTCTCGCTTTGCTAATGGTAATTTTAAGCTTTACCTTTTTTATTTGAATCTTCTAAATTGTGGAGGGTTCTATTTAGCAAACATTTTGAGACAAGATAAAGAACTAAAAAATAAACAGGTGATACACCTGTTTCCAACCTCCACCCGACACCCTTCAGAAAAGAAAGAGCAAAGCTACAGAATTTTGTGAACTCCCCCTTCTCTACCTCCCTTTTATGCATTCGTATATGAGTTGTGGCTCTTGGATGGTATTCTACAATTGCTTTGGGCTTTTCTAACTCATTCTTTTAAACCTATTAAAACTTTCATTAATCAGTATACTACAGCCTTTAGCTTTTTCATATCATCCATAAAGAATGATTTGCATCTGCACAAAATATGCTTGTGACTTGTATAATATCGCTTAGTGCACTGCAAACTTCTTTTCCTTGTAGATCTCtcagatttttctcttttttttttcacacTTCACTAAAATGACAGAAGATTCAATTCAATATCAGATTCTATAGGGTTGATTATACCATTTCTATTCTTACGCTTTTTATTCATGCGTTATAATGTTTACTTGTTTAAGTAGGATTACTCTTTATCAACTTCGTCCCTTGTGGATTTCTTTCAATTGGGCATTGTTAAGTTTGTCAAAATTGCAACTAGAAGACTGCTTATGCAAGGTTGATATTATGGTGGAACATCAGAAGCGACTAGAGCTGTTACGTCTCTACTAGGGACAATCTAGAATATTGGCTTTCTTCCATGTGACTTGtaaatatacatgtatatttttttatgtacAGTAGTGGTTATTGCCGAAGTATTTTATACATTTCTTGAGGTTGAGTTTGTTTATTGGCAGTATCTGGTGACCTTCATTCATGCTATTTTAGTAACTAAACAACGGTGtttcttttttatatttattttcattaatGCAACTAAACTAACGTTATAGGCGGGTTGTTTTGAATCTCCAGGGCATTGGTGGGTATTATCGATGAATACTTTGACGGCTGTTACTCGCAAGAGATGATAGAATCCCAGGTTTGCATAACCATACACCTGATTCTGGCTATGCAGGATGATCATTACTCATACAAATGATCTTTTTTTCCCATTAGGTGGATCAACTGGTGTTTGAGGAGTTAGTGCGTGAAAGGTTTCCGAAACTTGGTCTGTCCATTGCTTTTATCTGTTTTATCTTGGTTGTCTGCTTTCCACATCAAAACACTCCTATTGCTGTTTCTTATTAGATGATCCTTTTGCTGCAGTCAATCATCTGGATTACTTGGGAATGCAAGTGGCATGGATTTCCGGACCTTGGTTTCTTTCAATTTTCGTAAATGTGCTTCCCTGGGAAAGTGGTAAGGTTCTTGTTCTGATGTGGAAATTTCATTAAACGTATAGCTGGTTTTAACAGTTCATGTTCTTGTTGAAAGCTATTTGATTAGTTTTTAGTCTTGATGGTTTATTTTGCTTTCAGTTCTTCGAGTTTGGGATGTGCTTCTCTTTGAGGGAAATCGTGTCATGCTCTTTCGAACAGCACTTGCTTTGATGGAGTTGTATGGTAGTACATTTCATTGTGATTACTCTTCATTACATGCCAAACTCGTTTAGCTGGAGCAACTGAGGCTATCTTAGACAATTATTACGATCATAACAAAATCTTGCAGGTCCTGCTGTAGTTACAACTAAGGACGCTGGGGATGCAATCACCTTATTTCAATCCCTTACTGGCTCAACTTTTGATAGTAGCCAACTTGTGTTGACAGCTTGTATGGGTTTCTTAAATGTCACTGAAGATAGATTGCTAGCACTGAGAGAAAAACATCGGCCAGCTGTTCTTGCAGTTACTGAGGAGAGACCACAAGGAGGGCCTGTTAGGAAAGACCCAAAAGGTCTTGCCTCCAAGCTGTATAGTTTTAAGCATGATCCTGAATCATTTATAAAAGAAACAAAGCCGGAGGAACGGCAAGGTGATAAGAAAATAGGCAATAAAACATCAGACTCAAATTCCAACTCCGCAAGTCTGGATGAATATTTCAACAACCTGAATATAGATTCACATGTGGATTCCCTTCCAGATCTTCAAGAACAGGTTACTTGTTCAGTCCTCCTAGCATATCCAATAAAGAAGTCGCTTTTGGGCTTCTTCACCTTATTTTGCCTGGCTTTCAGCCGAGGCTGACATTTTGATTTGTGTACTTCCATTTGTACATTCAGTGTTAACACTTTTTGAAAAATAATGTTTGTCAACTTTACATTGTCCCTGATATTAAAAAACCTGTGGTTTTTTGATGTCCTACATCTCGAGAGAATCTCCAAGGATATATTCTTTCGTCTTTTTGGTGTTGACCTATCTCATAGTTCAAGGAACCACATGTGGATACATTCTTTGTTTATCTTATGTGTATGGGCAAAATGAATGCTGAGAGGGAATTCCTTTGTCATCTGCTAAATACCCAACTGAATCTCCAACTTCTCCTTGCATTGTTGGCAGGGACTTTCATGCCCAACCAATTTCTAATGAAAGTTGAATTTGCTGCATTTTTTTTTTGGGTCAGTCTTGTTACTGTCTTCGTTTGTAGAACTCCGTGCATACTGCATTGGGGTTTCTATTAGATGTGTTTAGTGCATGAAGAAAAATTTGGCAAATAGGTAGATTATTGAAATATATTACCCCCAGGGCTTTGATCCAACGGTAAAGGAAGTAAAATGATGTGTAGAGGCATGAGTTCGAACCTTGCTGAGGACTAAATCCTGACATATAAGTGGGAGGAGGGTAGAGGTCCAGGGCAGTACTCCTCCGAGTTCTGTGGCAATTGTTAGTGTTCTGTGATTAAGAAAATTACTTGTCTGTTTTAGTAACTAAAGTAATTAACCACTATCTCTTTTTAAAGTGCAATTATTAACAGCTCTTGTGCAGGTTGTTTGGTTGAAGGTTAAGCTCTGTAGGATGCTGGAAGAGAAGAGAGCAGCTACCCTGAGGTTTGCATTTTTATTTCAAAAGTCCAACTTTTGGTTCATTTTGATGCGGAATCTCCTGTAGTAATTTTTGTTCTGTGATTAAATCATGAAGATTGTGTCCACAAATTTCGATATTGACAATGCTAAACTATGAAAAAGGAAGGTTTTAACCTAAACATATAAAAATGGTAATTTTCTTTTCCAGAGCTGAAGAGTTGGAGACGGCGCTTATGGAGATGGTCAAAGAAGATAACCGACGACAATTAAGTGCAAGAGTATATGTTCTTACATATGTTTAATTTTAGTACTCATGTTTCTGGTTGATTATAAGTTATATGCGCTTTAAACATGGATGAAAATTTCACTTGGAAACAGACTTTTCTAGTAAATTTTTATTATCTCTATTCATAAAATCTTAGTTTATTCTGGACTTCCCAAAACAAAGAAAATTCTGTTGTCAACATATTATTCTGATGCTTTGTCGACAATCTGCAGGTTGAGCAATTGGAGCAGGAAGTGGCTGAACTGCGACAAGCCCTTGATGATAAGAAAGAGCAAGAGCAAGCAATGCTTCAGGTAGTTAAACGAAGTATATCCTGTAAATCTGCTCTTAAAGCTATATTTACATGCTTAAGATATAACCTGTAGGTTTTGATGCGGGTTGAGCAAGAACAGAAGGTCACGGAAGACGCTAGGATTGCTGCCGAGCAGGATGTGGCTGCTCAAAAGTATGCAGTACATGTTCTTCAGGTTTGATATCCATTACCAATGAACAATTTAACTTGTTTATGTGAAGCAACTATTACAATTCTTTGATGCGTAAGCACATTTACCAAGGTGAGTGCTCAAAACTCCACTACTAGCCAATTGCAGCTTGGGAAGGTATCCAGTGGTTCAATGGCTAATTCTTTTATTTGATAAGTAGTAAGACTTCATTAATATAATTGGCCCAGCACCAAGACAGTGCTTGTCAGTCCATCACTACTACTAATCATTCTTGTGTCATTTAATGCATTGAGTTTTTGAGAAGTAATGAAATAGCTAAGTTTTGCAATTAAAAGCTCTCTTGTGAAGCCAACAGTAGTGGCATTTAGCTTacagtttcagcataatatattcataacgcGATACTTAAATTTCCTGAACAACCTTTCCATGCAGGAAAAGTATGAAAAGGCTATGGCTTCTGTTGCTCAGATGGAGAAGAGAGTTGTCATGGCTGAATCAATGCTTGAAGCTACCTTGCAGTATGAATCTGGTCAAGTCAAAGCTCTATCTTCCCCACGGTGTGTGAGAGTCCTGAGTTATTCCCTAAATTTTACATCATCTCTTTTTCTTATGAATGGTCCTTGTGCATCCAAGGTAGGTGTAGAACATGGCAATTTTCCTTTTCTGACGTCTGGTGAACTATGCGAACATTAATAGCTTTCGTGTTCCTTTCCAGATGCACCAAAATAATCAATTGGGTAACATTTGTAAAAATTTCTTAGTCCTCCCAACATGACTCTCTCCCCAAGCCGGCAAAAATCCCTTGACTGTACATGGCGTTGCCCATGATGCCCCTCCACTGTCAACGAAACTCCAACAGCTAAGAGCGCTTTCAGAAGATGGACTAGGGATGTACAAAAGTAGTCATCTGATTTTCTGGGAGACTTGAAAGAGATTTCTTAAAATCCAATCTGCCCCTTCTAGGAAAATATTGTTTTGTTCAAGCAGCTAACTTCGATTCACCTCAATAGTTCCATGACTACACTTTCATATAATTAGTGAAATACGCCAATGTATTTATTTCGCATAGACCAATGCAGCAACCCAGACAGTCTGCTAAGGGGTTGTTAGTTGGCAACGAACCTGCGGAAGAACCACTCTGATTCACCAACACTTACTCAATTTAACTTTTATCCAGGACGCAGCTTGAAAGAGGAGAATAACCTATTTAATGTAACAAATATGCTCTTACTCTGACTTAGAAAGAAGCAGGGAACCATCACCAAACAACATAGGTTGAATGTGGATTGGGTAAATGACTATTAGCCAGCTGCACAACTCTAttgcaaataaaaaaaaattaattgatgAAGTAAGCATATAAGACAATTCTTAAATCTAGATACGTACATTATGAAAGCATACATAGGATTATGAGGTGGTCAATGAAGGGTGGAAAGCATCACAAAATAGAAGTTCAATGGCTGTGGTTGTGGCTGGGTAGGAAGATGTTACTGGAAAAGGAAGGTGGTAGTTTGGTAGTTTTAAACACACCTGGGATGCAAAAATAGATTCATTTGACAAGCTGCTATCTAATTTCTGTTACAAGGAAAAGTTCCTGCACAAAAATGATTAAGCAATCATCTAATTTTTTTAAACTGAAAAGACCTAGCCCAAGTGTCAGCAGACAGTGTATGGTGACGCTTGTTGCCCCAGGTGTtggaaaataaaagaattatatttactTATGATTTGTTTCCCTCAGCCGATCCCTTATTTTTTGGCGATATGATACTTTTAGCACTTGGTATTTGGTGAAAGAAAAAGTTAAAACTACTTGCATGAGCattttacttagtcttagagCATCTCAGCATCCGTACTCTCTCCTGTGTCTATCATAACAAGTCTAAGCTTTAGTCGTTAAGCTGTTAAGAGTTTGAGATCCGTTCTTTCAATAATATTCATAAAGTTGAACAACGTCTTGGTAATGTGTTGGTTGGTATTCTGTCTTTGACAGAGATTTTGAAGAGTAGATTAATTTAAGAACCTTTCATCGTTACTGAAAGAATCACTGTATAAGCCATGAGATTGTTGTGTAATAAAATATGGTGAATGTACGTGTTAAGGAGTTTCTCATTCAAAATCACTTTAAGTGTTTTGTTTCTTGTTATTTTGGTGTATAGATGAATTAAAGTTACCATGTATTTGTCAGGTCAGTAAGACCGGATTCTCCGCAAGGTGTACCAGCAAAAAGGACAGGTCTACTATCATTCGGCCTTGGTTGGCGTGATAGGAACAAGGTATTGTTGACATTCCCCTCACTTATAGGGTAATATCTGTTATTAGTACAAATGATAAATAAGAGCATCTGTTCTTGGCAATGATAAATATAAGCAGAATATTTTTATA of Nicotiana tomentosiformis chromosome 7, ASM39032v3, whole genome shotgun sequence contains these proteins:
- the LOC104108731 gene encoding uncharacterized protein isoform X1, translated to MTVKSSPFFPNFEPKRDAYGFTVRPQHLQRYREYATIYREEEEERSEKWKSFLDNQEESSQPHASEKLDVQTVDFEVRNEQQTVPVHVSQEEGDGSAGEKPVSDIKTESDLKGELPAYLPAKSCQAYTWAEIRASLSRIDHLMSFRVKKTPNVKAELSTGIHNHLATIKEPEESEEENGEECSVNEELGDATNTSAEVGTAGSVVSPDLSFPWKELEFLVRGGVPRDLRGEVWQAFVGVKARRLERYYVDLLDPESETGDGQEHDESSLAEENKQRSKESAHVPEKLRKQIEKDLPRTFPGHPALDENGRNSLRRLLIAYARHNPDVGYCQAMNFFAGILLLMMPEENAFWALVGIIDEYFDGCYSQEMIESQVDQLVFEELVRERFPKLVNHLDYLGMQVAWISGPWFLSIFVNVLPWESVLRVWDVLLFEGNRVMLFRTALALMELYGPAVVTTKDAGDAITLFQSLTGSTFDSSQLVLTACMGFLNVTEDRLLALREKHRPAVLAVTEERPQGGPVRKDPKGLASKLYSFKHDPESFIKETKPEERQGDKKIGNKTSDSNSNSASLDEYFNNLNIDSHVDSLPDLQEQVVWLKVKLCRMLEEKRAATLRAEELETALMEMVKEDNRRQLSARVEQLEQEVAELRQALDDKKEQEQAMLQVLMRVEQEQKVTEDARIAAEQDVAAQKYAVHVLQEKYEKAMASVAQMEKRVVMAESMLEATLQYESGQVKALSSPRSVRPDSPQGVPAKRTGLLSFGLGWRDRNKGKPNNLPSPNETKPADEGPEMSSTKTEANGQQG
- the LOC104108731 gene encoding uncharacterized protein isoform X2, which encodes MLLSFLSKRSLDVDARDAYGFTVRPQHLQRYREYATIYREEEEERSEKWKSFLDNQEESSQPHASEKLDVQTVDFEVRNEQQTVPVHVSQEEGDGSAGEKPVSDIKTESDLKGELPAYLPAKSCQAYTWAEIRASLSRIDHLMSFRVKKTPNVKAELSTGIHNHLATIKEPEESEEENGEECSVNEELGDATNTSAEVGTAGSVVSPDLSFPWKELEFLVRGGVPRDLRGEVWQAFVGVKARRLERYYVDLLDPESETGDGQEHDESSLAEENKQRSKESAHVPEKLRKQIEKDLPRTFPGHPALDENGRNSLRRLLIAYARHNPDVGYCQAMNFFAGILLLMMPEENAFWALVGIIDEYFDGCYSQEMIESQVDQLVFEELVRERFPKLVNHLDYLGMQVAWISGPWFLSIFVNVLPWESVLRVWDVLLFEGNRVMLFRTALALMELYGPAVVTTKDAGDAITLFQSLTGSTFDSSQLVLTACMGFLNVTEDRLLALREKHRPAVLAVTEERPQGGPVRKDPKGLASKLYSFKHDPESFIKETKPEERQGDKKIGNKTSDSNSNSASLDEYFNNLNIDSHVDSLPDLQEQVVWLKVKLCRMLEEKRAATLRAEELETALMEMVKEDNRRQLSARVEQLEQEVAELRQALDDKKEQEQAMLQVLMRVEQEQKVTEDARIAAEQDVAAQKYAVHVLQEKYEKAMASVAQMEKRVVMAESMLEATLQYESGQVKALSSPRSVRPDSPQGVPAKRTGLLSFGLGWRDRNKGKPNNLPSPNETKPADEGPEMSSTKTEANGQQG